The genomic DNA GACAGATTAAAAGTTTTCGGAATTTCAATTCCTGAGGCAGCCTTTACTCCCGTATATGAGGAGGTGAACCAATGATACCGTTCATGATCGCTACTGCAGCAGCTTTTTCTTTTATTCTCTCGATCTATTACTTTTTGGATTATCGGAAAGATAAGCGGGAATGGAGAAAGAACGTAAACGATTTTTATCATGGAGCAAACAAGCGAAAAAGCATCATTGTTTTAATGGGAGATCGCTTTGATCGAACGGAAGCGGCCCAGCCGATTTATGAAAAGCTGCGGGCAGCAAACATACCGTTCACGCCATCCGAATATATAGGTGCGTTGATCGTTTCCTATATGGGCATCATCATTATTTTGCAAAATTTTTTCAGTATTAAATTTCCGATTAATTTTGTTATCGCAGGACTTGTGTTAGAGGCCGGAAAAAGAGTGCTTTTTCTAGTGAGAAAGAATCGGATGAAGCAACGGATTGTTGAGCAGCTCCCGGAAATTTGCCGTACTCTTGCGAATGCTACCCGTTCAGGAATGACATTAACCCAAGGAATTAATCTCGTTGCCCAGGAAGTAAGTCAGCCTGCTAAAGGAGAGTTCCAAAGGCTTGCACAGGAAATCGCTTTAGGTATTGACTTTAATTCAGCGCTAAAAGCAATGGAAAAACGGATTGAAAGCAGGGAATTCCAGTTGTTTGTGGCCACTTTGCTGATCCAAAAGAAAGCAGGAGGAAACCTTTACTCCGTGTTGGATGAAATGAGCCAGACTCTGGAGGAACGGAAAATTTTGCAGCAGGAAATTAAAACGATGACCGCAGAGCAAAGATATGTTTCGTATCTTGTTCCAGTTATTCCTGTATTTCTCGTATTAATGATGAATAATGTGATTGATGGATTTTTGGATCCTTTGTTTTCCGGTATAGGGATTATTCTTCTGTTATTTTTCTTAGGAGGGACTGTCTTAACGTTTATTCTTGTTAGAAAGGTAACCAATATAAGGGTGTGAAAAGATGGATGGATTAATAGTTATTATCATTTGCCTTTCCCTTATTTTTCTAGCCCTTTCACTAAGAAGTTTTTATAACTATTTGATATTGAAAGAAGAACTGGAAGAGGAAATAAAGGAAAAAACGTTTATTTACAATGTTTTTGAAAAGAAAGTCACGAGAAAAGATAAAGTCATTTCGAAAATGCTGCATTATGCTGATGACTTTTCCGCGATAGGCCAGAGGATTAATTTCTACAGTGAGAATCAGGATGTTCAAAAATTGCTGATGCAGGCGGGTTTTCCCTATCAATTAACAGTAGAGCGATTCCAAGGATTAAAAATATTCCTTACTGTCGTTGGTCTAATCATTGGGGGAATATCACTCGTACTAAGGCTCCCTTTTGCAGAGATTGCCGTTATTCTATTTCCTTTTGCCGGTTATATGGGGGCAATTCTTTGGCTAAAACAGAAGGCGAAAAACCGCCAGGAGGAATTATCGTTTCAGTTGCCAGACTTTTTGGACACGATGAGTGTAACCCTTCAGGCAGGTGTTGGCTTGGATCAAGCTTTACGGGATATCGTTCCTTATTTTGAAGGACCAATCAAGGATGAATTCGGAAGATTTATTCAGGAAACGGATGTGGGTGTTCCGAGAGCTGAAGCATACCGGTCACTTCTTGACCGAAATGACAGCCGGGAATTTCAAATGCTGATTAAGTCGCTTATCCAGGGAGAGAGACTAGGTGTTCCGATTTCCCGGACGTTTAAACAACAGGCCGAAGAAATGAGGAAAATCAAAAAAGAAAAAATAAAAGAGCAGGCAGCGAAAGCATCTCCGAAAGTAACATTGATCACGACGTTCATCGTCATGCCTTCCGCCCTCATCTTAATTGGCGGCTTAATGGTAATCAATATGTTTAATGACAATCGTAATCTATTTAATTTATTCAAATAAAAAAGGAGAGATTGAAATGAAAAACATGATGATTAAAGTTTGGACGAGAATGATGTATCCGGTAAAAAATGAAAAAGGTGCTCAATCTTTAGAGTGGCTTGGATTGGCGGCGTTGTTGATATTGGTTCTTGGGATTATTTCTCAGGCTGTGGATACCCAAAAAGATGGAATTGGAAACGTAATTGAAAATATTCTTAAAAAAATCTCAGAAATGGTAGGGTAATTTCAAATGGGGCGAATGCCCCCTGTGATTTTTTAAAGGCAGGTGGGAAAATTGAGGTTTAATTTAAAAATAATCTTACTAGCTATTCTACTAATTATTTTACCAGCATGCAGCAAGGAAGAGAAAGAAGTGGAAGGCAAAGTAAAACAACAAGCTGCTGAACAAAGAACAAAACAAGTGCCTGAAAAGGAAAATAAAAACAAAAATAAATCTGAAGAAAAGAGTATTGAACCAGAACCTCTTCCGAGTACATATGAAGAGTTAGCTGATCTTCCAGTTGGTGAACACGTTAATTTTAATCCTAAATTGGGCGAACCGGAAAAGACCCTTGAGGCCTTTAAAGATTTGCCCGATATTTCATCCAATCCTTCAAAAAAAGAATTGGACCATTTTTATAGAGAATTGTTAAAAATGGTGCAGAAAGATTTTAAAGGACCGGAAGCCCTTATTAGACAGTTGCGATTCCAATCGATTGGAAACCCCGATGTTGAAGATTCAAGATATCAGTTCAAAGAAAACCTGAATGTAGAAATAATTTTGGATGCATCCGGAAGTATGGCCCAATCAACCGGCGGAAAAGTAAAAATGGATGCGGCAAAAGACACGATAACAGATTTTGTGGACCAACTTCCTGAAGGTGCGAAAGTCGGGCTTCGAGTTTATGGGCATAAAGGAAGTAATGCAGATTCAGATAAGAAACTATCTTGTAGCAGCAGTGAAATTATGTATCCAATCTCACCAATTGATAAAGGAAAATTTCAATCCGCTCTAAATAAAATCCAGCCGACCGGTTGGACTCCAATTGGATTGGCTCTTAGAGAAGCGAAGAAAGACCTGGAACAATTTGATGGAACGAAAAACACAAACATTGTTTATCTTGTAAGCGACGGAGTATCTACATGTAATGATAATCCAGTTCAAGCAGCAAAAGATCTATATAATTCAAATATCTCTCCAATTATCAATGTAATTGGATTTGATGTAGATGCCAAAGGGCAAAATCAACTAATTCAAATTGCCGATGCTACTGAAGGCATCTATCAGAAAGTAAATGATGAAAGCGAACTGAAAAAAGAGCTTGAGAAAATAACAGATTTGGCAGAAACGTGGAAAGACTGGAAAGAAAAAAATATGCAAAAGTTAGAACGTAAGAAAATCCAAAATGATCTTGAAATTTTCGGTTACATCACTGGTGAAGAATACAATGCAGAGTTCGAAAAAGTTGAGATTGGGCTTATTATGCACATTTTAAAGGAAAATGGAAAGATTGATGATGAATCATATAGATATTTGGATCAGAAAAATAATGAGTATCATGATTGGATCAAATCAGAAGTGAAGAAGTTTGAGACAGAATTAAAAAGCCTAAATGAAAAAAGTTATACAGAAGCAATAAAAGCTTTGGAAGAAAAGTATCAGCAAAATGCCCAGTAAAGGGGTGAAAAAATGAGTGAAAGGACTTTAAGCAGCAGACTAGCTGCTCTTTTGATGATTGTTGTCCTTTTATTTTGGAACTCTTTTCCGATCATCAGCTTTGCAGGAAGTTTTATCACCCCGGGAAAGCCAATAAATCCGGGGAAAGCATTAACTCCGGGACAACCGATCAAGGGAGGTCAATTTATCATTCCGGGCCAGGTGTATAATCCTGGAAAAGCAATTGCACCGGGAGAAGCAGCAGCACCAGACAAAACAGGGGGAGCTTCCGGCCGGCCGATACTACCGAGGAGCCCATATCAAAATGGGGTATTCATCATTCCAAACGCATTGCCCTTTACCTCTGAATCTCTATATTGGCAATTAAGATATCTAGAGACAGGCGGCGCCCTTCAAGGGGGAACCACTATTAATGGAGGTTACAGTTTTGAAGGTGGTCAAGGTCCAAGTGGAGGACAAGGTATTAATGGCGGTCAGGGACCAAACAGCGGTCAAAGTGTAAATGTAGGCCAAGGTATTATTGGGGGGCAGGGACCAAATGGAGGTCAAGGTGTAAATGGTGGGCCCGGTCCAAATGGAGGACTTGCTCCAAACAGTGGTCAGGTTATTAACAGGGGGCAAGGACCAAACGGTGGTCAAAGTTTAAATGGCGACCAGGTTCTAAATGGTGGTAAAGGTTTACATGGTGGTCAGGGACCGAATGGAGGTCAGATCCCGAATGGAAGTGGCCTTCCAGGGAATAATAGTTCCTCAAATAGTGAAGTGAGTACAAATTCTCAAACGAGTGAAGGTGGTTGGGGGCAAACACTTTTTGAATTTTACAAAAATAAGATTAAGAAATTTGGCACGGATATTATTTTTGCAACAGATAACATAGCCCAAGGGGTTGTTGCTAGTATAGCGGGATATAAATTTATCGACCATCCTAAAAAAGGCGGGTATAAATTTCTCGGGAATAGAAAATCCGATAGTAAAATAATGCAATGGTTTTTAGATCGATACTCTAAGGATATTAAAAATAACAAGCGAAACTATAATGATTTTGAAAAGAAAGAGTTTTTAAAAAGTAAAGGTCTGGCAGGATTTAAAGAAACTCTTAAAAAGAGTATTAAAGATAGTTGGATCCCTTTCTATAAACAAGAAACACAAGTGAAGATAAAGGGACATAAAGTACCTAAAATTGAAACAAAATGGGCAATAAACAAAGATTTTTTCAAAGTTTCAAAGATGTTAAAAGGCAATGGTGTAACTAATTGGATTTTGACAACTGGACAAACCATGTATGATTACACTCTAGGAAGCAAAAAAGATAAATTTAATACAACTGATTTTTATGCCGATTTATCAACAGATGTCACTATAGGTGCAGGAACAACGCTAGTTTCCGCTATAGTAAGCAGTGCTGCAGCGGGTGCTGCGGGAGGATCAGTATTTCCTGGTGCAGGCACTATTGCTGGAGCAGCGGCAGGTTTAGCTGTTGGAATATTTTCTTATTTCTTCATGAATTCACGTCCTGGGAAAGCACTTCGCTCTGTCATTCGTAACGGATTTAAATGGGGTTATGATAAATTGTCTTCCGGAGCTAAAACAATCGGAAATAAAATTTCAGAAGTTGGTGGAAAAGTGATGTCTGGTTTAAAGAAATTAGGTGGTATGTTTGGATAGACAAGAACGTATTCAGTTGAAAGACAGTAGAATGGGTTCTGCATTTTTCTCTCTTTATTTTTTTGCCCTAATTGCGAGTGCTCTTCCTGACTGGTCCTGGGCTTACGGAATCGTAAACTTAAGTTTAGCTACGGTATCAACATTATTGATTATTAGATCATGGATGAAAAGGGACCATTCGAAACGCTACTTTTCGATTATGAGTTATTGGTTTCTTCTGACGATGGCTTTTTGCTCTGCACAACCCATTATTCGTTTAATGATTATAGCTGAAAGTAAAATATGGATTTTGTTAATCATTTTATGGGCATCAGTCCTATTAATCTCTACTCTTATGAAAGAAAAGGTTTTTCATTCATTTTCCGAACCTAATAAATCAAAAGCAAGTATAGCGCTTCACCTCTTTTTGTTGTTTATTGTGTTAGCTACGCCTTTTCTGATCATTATTGGGAGCCCAGTATTACAACATTTTTTTAGGATAAATACTACTTTTTTAATATGCGGATTTCTCTTGTATATCATCTCCTTGATCGTGTTGGTTATTCTTCCTGGTTTTTTAAAAAAGCCGGAAGAAGTAATCGCACAAAAATAGAGAGAGCTTTTGCTCTCTCTAAGATCCATTAGATTGGAGTAAAGATATGTTTGACTTTAAAGGCTTTTTAAAAACGATTAGCATCCCTCTAGTTTATTTAATAATCGCTGGTTTGATTTTGGGCTTTTTGAATGTGAGAAGTGTTCAAATGATCATTTTACTTCTGTTCATTCCGAGCTATCTTTTCACGGGAATTTTTAGTCCTTATTGGAACTCTAAAACTCCTTATTTTTCCAGCTATTTATCTAGTCTTACCTTAAGCTTTCTAAATATTCTATCAGGACAGTATTTATTTGGTTTTGATACTTTAACGAATTCAGAAGGGGTAAATAGGGCGTTAGTGTTTAGTACGAGTTTCTCACTTATGATTACTTATTTATTTTTAATCATTAGAAAGAAGAATAGAAAAAGGGAGACTCAAAATGTTTAAAGATGTATTGGAAATTTATAACCGAAACCTCATAAGTATTATCATCCTCTGTTTAATTCTCGTTATTCCAGTAAATTTTATTTCGATGATGTTAGTTATTTATGTTTCCGCCTCAGATCATTTTAGCTACCCAGGTCTTGTGAAATTATGTATATTACTCATTAATTTTATTATCCTCTTTCCGCCATTTAGTTTAATGACAATGAATGATTTAGAAGACCGAGAAAGCGGGTTAAAGGATTATTTTCTTGCTTTTATTGAGAATTTTTCATTCCTTCTTATATTTACAATTATCATATTTGGTCTTTCTCTAGTTGGAGCGGTGTTTTTGTTCATTCCGACTCTTTTTGGTGCTGCCTTTCTTTTTCTAACTCCGGTTTTTTTACATTCTAATAGCTTAAAAGATAATTTTTCGAAAGTATGGATTTCTTTAAAAACAGAGAACATCTTTATTCTTATAGACATTATGATGTTAGTCTCTCTTCAGTTATTTGTGTGGT from Bacillus methanolicus MGA3 includes the following:
- a CDS encoding type II secretion system F family protein, producing the protein MIPFMIATAAAFSFILSIYYFLDYRKDKREWRKNVNDFYHGANKRKSIIVLMGDRFDRTEAAQPIYEKLRAANIPFTPSEYIGALIVSYMGIIIILQNFFSIKFPINFVIAGLVLEAGKRVLFLVRKNRMKQRIVEQLPEICRTLANATRSGMTLTQGINLVAQEVSQPAKGEFQRLAQEIALGIDFNSALKAMEKRIESREFQLFVATLLIQKKAGGNLYSVLDEMSQTLEERKILQQEIKTMTAEQRYVSYLVPVIPVFLVLMMNNVIDGFLDPLFSGIGIILLLFFLGGTVLTFILVRKVTNIRV
- a CDS encoding type II secretion system F family protein, which translates into the protein MDGLIVIIICLSLIFLALSLRSFYNYLILKEELEEEIKEKTFIYNVFEKKVTRKDKVISKMLHYADDFSAIGQRINFYSENQDVQKLLMQAGFPYQLTVERFQGLKIFLTVVGLIIGGISLVLRLPFAEIAVILFPFAGYMGAILWLKQKAKNRQEELSFQLPDFLDTMSVTLQAGVGLDQALRDIVPYFEGPIKDEFGRFIQETDVGVPRAEAYRSLLDRNDSREFQMLIKSLIQGERLGVPISRTFKQQAEEMRKIKKEKIKEQAAKASPKVTLITTFIVMPSALILIGGLMVINMFNDNRNLFNLFK
- a CDS encoding vWA domain-containing protein; its protein translation is MRFNLKIILLAILLIILPACSKEEKEVEGKVKQQAAEQRTKQVPEKENKNKNKSEEKSIEPEPLPSTYEELADLPVGEHVNFNPKLGEPEKTLEAFKDLPDISSNPSKKELDHFYRELLKMVQKDFKGPEALIRQLRFQSIGNPDVEDSRYQFKENLNVEIILDASGSMAQSTGGKVKMDAAKDTITDFVDQLPEGAKVGLRVYGHKGSNADSDKKLSCSSSEIMYPISPIDKGKFQSALNKIQPTGWTPIGLALREAKKDLEQFDGTKNTNIVYLVSDGVSTCNDNPVQAAKDLYNSNISPIINVIGFDVDAKGQNQLIQIADATEGIYQKVNDESELKKELEKITDLAETWKDWKEKNMQKLERKKIQNDLEIFGYITGEEYNAEFEKVEIGLIMHILKENGKIDDESYRYLDQKNNEYHDWIKSEVKKFETELKSLNEKSYTEAIKALEEKYQQNAQ